One window of the Dryobates pubescens isolate bDryPub1 chromosome 13, bDryPub1.pri, whole genome shotgun sequence genome contains the following:
- the LOC128897676 gene encoding tetratricopeptide repeat protein 14-like, translated as MREKAAKEERQKEKKVETSAQKLRKLLKEEKRLKKKRKITPSSSSSSSSSSSSSSSSSSSSDSSSDVSVSSSSSSSDRKKRRKKHRNRSESAHSSKKRSSRASSRYKDQVRKEEWYSPPTDTSASFLNQSFEVENLLERQDSLVCPKTEVKEKDRHCSFSRTSGDDEDTFGGRSEDSRDSYSSSRTLPSSSKTEKYSRTERFFSSWRGSSGSYHKSDDKPRMHYFRKSERDVEGRKEQFKKHGSGQDRYYMSPAGSDYSGKSVGKYRSYSSTCSWEGDRSYDSDRHVSGQHKPESECRSRKRSSEESNKVKEAEEEMSLSDTSQTESGIKRNLPQNLVNIFNQIAEFEREKGSKQKKQ; from the exons ATGAGGGAGAAAGCTGCCAAAGAagagagacaaaaagaaaagaaagtagaAACGAGTGCACAAAAATTGCGTAAGctcttaaaagaagaaaaaag gttgaagaagaaaaggaaaataacaccttcctcctcctcctcctcttcttcttcctcctcctcttcctcctcctcctcctcatcaaGTGATTCTTCATCAGATGTAtcagtttcttcttcctcctcttcctctgatcGCAAGAAACGTAGGAAAAAGCATCGGAATAGATCTGAGTCTGCCCACAGCTCAAAGAAACGCTCATCTAGAGCGTCCTCCCGTTACAAAgatcaggttaggaaggaggagTGGTATTCGCCTCCCACTGATACCTCTGCTTCCTTTCTTAACCAAAGTTTTGAAGTGGAAAATCTGCTGGAAAGGCAGGACAGCTTAGTGTGTCCAAAAACAGAGGTaaaagagaaagacagacaCTGTTCTTTTTCGAGGACTTCAGGTGATGATGAAGACACTTTTGGAGGTAGGTCTGAAGATTCAAGAGATTCTTACAGTAGCTCCAGAACTCTGCCAAGTAGTAGCAAAACTGAAAAATACAGTAGAACAGAGAGATTTTTCTCTAGTTGGAGGGGTTCTTCAGGTTCATATCATAAGTCAGATGATAAACCCAGGATGCATTATTTTAGGAAGTCAGAAAGGGATgtagagggaagaaaagagcagTTTAAAAAACATGGCTCAGGTCAAGACAGGTATTACATGTCTCCAGCAGGCTCTGACTATTCTGGCAAGTCAGTGGGGAAATACAGATCATACTCTAGCACCTGCTCCTGGGAAGGTGATAGAAGTTATGATAGTGATAGGCATGTGTCAGGTCAGCATAAACCAGAAAGCGAGTGTAGGAGTAGGAAAAGAAGTTCTGAGGAAAGTAATAAAgtgaaggaagcagaggaggaaatgtCTTTAAGTGATACATCACAAACAGAAAGTGGCATTAAAAGAAACCTGCCCCAGAACTTAGTTAACATTTTCAATCAAATAGCGGAATTTGAGAGGGAAAAAGGAAGTAAGCAGAAGAAACAGTAA